A section of the Sebastes fasciatus isolate fSebFas1 chromosome 5, fSebFas1.pri, whole genome shotgun sequence genome encodes:
- the lpl2a gene encoding lipoprotein lipase, whose translation MKAWRVGFLYFVVLNAAVQYVTSLEEELEDSIFGNLLDPLKDLFDHKDDSNQTVARFSLRKPSHPDDDLCYIVPGQPDSLATCTFNSTSKTFLVIHGWTLSGMFESWVAKLVTALYDREQTANVIVVDWLTSAQNHYVVAAQNTKAVGQEIARFIDWIEETTNMPLENIHLIGYSLGAHVAGFAGSHATNKVGRITGLDPAGPDFEGEHAHRRLSPDDAHFVDVLHTFTRGSLGLSIGIQQPVGHVDIYPNGGSFQPGCNLRGALEKIANFGLFAITDAVKCEHERSIHLFIDSLLNEQEAAKAYRCGSNDMFDRGMCLSCRKSRCNAVGYDISKVRRARNVQMYTKTRASMPFRVYHYQLKIHFSSKVNRSEMEPSLTVSLYGTKGEAENLELKLKEKIATNKTHSFLLVTEKDIGDLLMLKFKWEETNGWSASNMLKMVSSWWAGDSDSANMEVHKIRIRAGETQQKLVFCIKDPEAQKLTQEVTFVKCKDAWRSNPKRTPKRITLENH comes from the exons ATGAAAGCGTGGAGAGTTGGGTTTCTGTACTTTGTGGTGTTGAATGCAGCTGTGCAGTATGTGACGTCTCTGGAGGAAGAGCTCGAGGACTCTATTTTTG gtAACCTCCTCGACCCTCTGAAAGACCTGTTCGACCACAAGGATGACAGCAATCAAACTGTCGCCAGATTCTCCCTCCGCAAACCGTCCCATCCCGATGACGACCTGTGCTACATCGTCCCCGGCCAACCGGACTCCCTGGCCACCTGCACCTTCAACAGCACCTCCAAAACCTTCCTGGTGATCCACGGATGGACG CTGAGTGGGATGTTTGAGAGCTGGGTGGCGAAGCTGGTGACAGCGCTGTACGACAGAGAGCAGACGGCCAACGTCATTGTGGTGGACTGGCTCACCTCGGCACAGAACCACTATGTGGTCGCGGCTCAGAACACCAAAGCGGTGGGACAAGAGATCGCTCGCTTCATCGACTGGATCGAG GAAACCACCAACATGCCTCTGGAGAACATCCACCTGATTGGCTACAGCCTTGGGGCTCATGTGGCTGGATTTGCTGGAAGTCACGCAACCAATAAAGTTGGAAGAATaactg GTCTGGACCCAGCCGGTCCTGACTTTGAGGGAGAGCACGCCCACAGGCGTCTGTCCCCCGACGACGCTCACTTCGTGGACGTCCTCCACACCTTCACGCGGGGCTCTCTGGGTCTCAGCATCGGGATCCAGCAGCCCGTCGGCCACGTGGACATTTACCCCAACGGAGGCAGCTTCCAGCCGGGCTGCAACCTCAGAGGGGCTTTGGAGAAGATCGCTAATTTCGGGTTATTTG CTATCACCGATGCAGTGAAGTGCGAACACGAGCGCTCGATCCACCTGTTCATCGACTCCCTGCTGAACGAGCAGGAAGCAGCCAAGGCCTACAGGTGCGGCAGCAACGACATGTTCGACCGCGGCATGTGTCTCAGCTGCCGCAAAAGCCGCTGCAACGCGGTGGGCTACGACATCAGCAAGGTCCGCAGGGCGCGCAACGTTCAGATGTACACCAAGACGCGAGCCTCCATGCCCTTCAGAG TTTACCACTATCAGCTGAAGATCCACTTCTCCAGTAAGGTGAATCGTTCAGAGATGGAGCCGTCGCTCACCGTCTCGCTGTACGGAACAAAAGGAGAGGCTGAAAACCTGGAGCTCAAACT AAAGGAGAAAATAGCGACGAATAAGACCCATTCGTTCCTACTAGTAACAGAGAAGGATATCGGAGATCTGCTGATGTTGAAGTTTAAATGGGAGGAGACGAATGGCTGGTCAGCCTCCAACATGTTGAAGATGGTTTCTTCTTGGTGGGCCGGTGACTCAGACAGCGCCAACATGGAAGTTCACAAGATCCGCATTCGAGCTGGGGAGACACAACAAAA GTTGGTGTTCTGTATAAAAGACCCTGAAGCTCAGAAATTAACGCAAGAGGTCACATTTGTTAAATGTAAGGACGCGTGGCGGTCGAACCCGAAGCGAACCCCAAAAAG AATAACTCTGGAGAATCACTGA
- the lpla gene encoding lipoprotein lipase, whose amino-acid sequence MGKENISFLSVWIILGKIFATFSSDPELNTATTGFVNSTFTATPLPTTTEWISDYTDIVSKFSLRTVDIPDDDMCYIVAGQPETIKECEFNSEWQSFIIIHGWTVTGMFESWVPKLVSALYEREPSANVIVVDWLTRANQHYPTSAAYTKLVGRDVAKFVAWIQKELQLPWERIHLLGYSLGAHVAGIAGDLTDHKISRITGLDPAGPTFEHADNQNTLSQDDAQFVDVLHTNTRGSPGRSIGIQRSVGHIDIYPNGGTFQPGCDIQNTLMGIALEGIKGLQNMDQLIKCSHERSIHLFIDSLVNTQQQSMAYRCNSRETFNKGMCLSCRKNRCNKLGYNINKVRSARSTKMYLKTREMSPYKVFHYQVKGHFFSKDQLSFTEQPMKISLYGTVGEKEDIPFVLPVLDGNTTLSFLITTDVNIGDLMIVKLRWEKDTIISWSWWGSSKFHLRKLRIKSGETQSKVIFSAKEGEFTYLVRGGEEGVFVKSKEDNMSRQEKLRHKLKTQGTLYGQNDA is encoded by the exons ATGGGAAAAGAAAATATcagttttttgtctgtttggaTAATTTTGGGAAAAATCTTTGCAACTTTTTCTTCTGACCCTGAACTCAACACAGCCACCACTGGGTTTG TAAACTCCACATTCACCGCTACTCCCCTGCCGACCACCACTGAATGGATCTCAGACTACACTGACATTGTGTCCAAGTTCTCCCTGCGTACTGTGGACATCCCAGATGATGACATGTGCTATATTGTGGCCGGCCAGCCAGAAACCATCAAGGAGTGTGAATTCAACTCAGAGTGGCAGTCCTTCATAATAATACATGGCTGGACG GTGACGGGGATGTTCGAAAGCTGGGTGCCCAAACTGGTGTCTGCTCTCTACGAGCGTGAGCCCAGCGCCAACGTGATCGTGGTGGACTGGCTGACCCGCGCCAACCAACACTACCCGACCTCTGCGGCCTACACCAAACTAGTGGGCCGCGACGTGGCCAAGTTTGTTGCATGGATACAA AAAGAGCTGCAGTTACCCTGGGAGAGGATCCATCTGCTGGGCTACAGTCTGGGAGCACATGTGGCTGGAATCGCCGGAGATCTGACAGACCATAAAATCAGCAGGATTACAG GTCTGGATCCTGCTGGTCCCACCTTCGAGCATGCGGACAACCAGAACACCCTGTCCCAAGACGACGCCCAGTTTGTGGACGTTTTGCACACCAACACCAGGGGCTCCCCGGGCCGCAGCATCGGCATCCAGAGATCCGTGGGCCACATCGACATTTACCCGAACGGAGGCACTTTTCAGCCGGGCTGCGACATCCAGAACACACTGATGGGGATCGCATTGGAAGGCATCAAGGGCCTCCAAA ATATGGACCAGCTCATCAAGTGTTCCCACGAGCGCTCCATCCACCTGTTCATTGACTCCCTGGTGaacacccagcagcagagcatgGCCTACCGCTGCAACTCTAGAGAGACCTTCAACAAGGGGATGTGCCTCAGCTGCAGGAAGAACCGCTGCAACAAGCTGGGCTACAACATAAACAAGGTCCGCTCGGCCCGCAGCACCAAGATGTACCTCAAGACTCGCGAAATGAGTCCTTACAAAG TTTTCCACTATCAAGTGAAGGGACATTTCTTCAGTAAGGACCAACTGAGCTTCACCGAGCAGCCGATGAAGATTTCTCTGTATGGAACCGTCGGAGAGAAGGAGGACATTCCCTTCGTCCT GCCGGTCCTGGACGGTAATACCACCTTGTCCTTCCTCATCACCACCGATGTGAACATCGGAGACCTGATGATCGTCAAGCTGCGCTGGGAGAAGGACACCATCATCAGCTGGTCCTGGTGGGGCAGCAGCAAGTTCCACCTCCGAAAACTGCGCATCAAGTCCGGGGAGACCCAGTCCAA GGTGATCTTCAGCGCGAAGGAAGGAGAGTTTACCTACCTCGTcaggggaggagaagagggagtCTTTGTCAAGTCAAAAGAAGACAACATGAGCCGTCAAGAGAAATT GAGGCACAAGCTGAAGACGCAGGGCACTCTTTATGGGCAGAACGACGCTtga